The following are from one region of the Neorhodopirellula lusitana genome:
- a CDS encoding PAS domain-containing protein: MDSLRNAIIEEDVVEHRHTSDVHNQRVVVFAPTPQDAHLCRQILEQNDISIFCCDTITSFADTILEGAGIAIIAQEHLSEESIDYLRNSLAKQPKWSEVPILVLLPVEEISSTALQRILSLEHVTLINRPLRIAIFVNTVLAKLRDRMRQFEVRELLREKDLAQLRLRREAGRLDMAIQAGGMAAWEWTKTEIFWSRSLRQLYGFDEIAEPSQAAMFAAIIDEDRGRIVAEWSEAVELDQAFRSEFRIHHPELGQRWLAAIGEPVKYKSGKSVRYSGLQWDVTEQKKWELELRQSRETFKRLIDDSPQGLYVVDADLRIQYASKGARAAFVNVKPFIGRSLREALGVLWPEQFADEAFEHFRHTLVTGQSYVAPTLIERRADIGATEAYDWSLERITLPDNRYGVVCHFYDNTQRQQSVDMHRANEMYFRDIADASPAMLWVTDEAHQCTFLSKSWYETTGQTKDEGMGLGWTHAAHPDDQSRVAEEFLGAARKQSPFWSEFRLRMADGSYRWAVDAGRPRYESDGTFVGYTGYVIDANDRKIFEQSLEKAKILAENANRSRGEFLANMSHEIRTPMAAILGHADILKDHLKDPDNVQVVETIRRNGNFLLNIINDILDLSKIDAGKMEIEKHPVRPDGLLAEVRSLMDVRASEKGIPLLIEFDGPIPEVIETDAIRLRQVLLNLVGNAIKFTDKGKVKVVVAFVTKPDSVGNQTKAKRTDEKRAHYGGNLIFHITDTGIGIKPEDQQALFEPFVQADNTSTRTFGGTGLGLAICRRLAYALGGEVSLESEYGKGSKFTLSIDTEAIGPLVEPNLSLDVAVEQPTEDITISANVLVVDDRRDIRYLAQHFIEKAGGSVLTATNGQEAIDMIYSPNPPAVDLIVMDMQMPIMDGYDASAELRRRGCKLPIIALTANAMKSDRKECLAAGCTDYTTKPLDSHKLIAMIQRLLK; this comes from the coding sequence ATGGACTCGCTTCGTAACGCAATTATCGAAGAGGACGTCGTTGAACACCGCCACACCAGCGATGTCCACAATCAACGCGTTGTCGTGTTCGCACCAACGCCACAAGACGCGCACCTGTGTCGACAAATCTTGGAACAGAACGACATTTCGATTTTTTGCTGTGACACGATTACGTCGTTCGCGGACACAATCCTCGAGGGCGCTGGAATCGCGATCATTGCCCAAGAGCACCTCAGCGAAGAATCAATCGACTATCTTCGCAACTCACTTGCTAAGCAGCCGAAGTGGTCTGAAGTTCCAATCTTGGTGCTCCTGCCAGTCGAAGAGATCAGTTCCACCGCGCTGCAGCGGATTCTGTCGCTCGAACACGTGACCCTGATCAACCGGCCACTTCGAATTGCGATTTTCGTCAACACAGTGCTAGCGAAACTGCGTGACCGAATGCGGCAATTCGAAGTCCGCGAACTGTTGCGTGAAAAGGATCTAGCGCAACTGCGGCTGCGTCGCGAGGCGGGACGGTTGGACATGGCGATCCAGGCCGGCGGAATGGCCGCTTGGGAGTGGACGAAGACGGAAATATTCTGGTCTCGATCGCTTCGGCAATTGTATGGATTCGATGAAATAGCGGAGCCCAGCCAAGCGGCCATGTTCGCTGCGATCATTGATGAAGATCGCGGCCGAATTGTGGCGGAATGGTCGGAAGCTGTTGAGCTTGACCAGGCATTCCGTAGCGAATTCCGAATCCATCATCCTGAACTGGGACAACGCTGGTTGGCGGCGATTGGCGAACCAGTGAAGTACAAATCCGGCAAGTCGGTGCGATACTCAGGGCTGCAGTGGGATGTCACGGAGCAAAAGAAGTGGGAATTGGAACTCCGACAATCCCGAGAAACGTTCAAACGCCTGATCGACGATAGCCCGCAGGGACTTTACGTCGTCGATGCGGACTTGCGAATTCAGTACGCGAGCAAAGGCGCGCGGGCCGCGTTCGTCAATGTGAAGCCGTTCATCGGGCGTTCGCTTCGAGAGGCCTTGGGAGTCCTGTGGCCGGAACAATTTGCCGACGAGGCTTTCGAACATTTCCGGCACACGCTGGTCACAGGGCAGTCGTACGTGGCGCCGACCCTGATTGAACGCCGCGCTGATATCGGTGCCACCGAGGCCTATGATTGGTCGCTGGAACGCATCACGCTTCCCGACAACCGATATGGCGTTGTCTGCCACTTCTATGACAACACTCAGCGACAACAATCGGTCGACATGCACCGCGCCAACGAGATGTATTTTCGCGATATCGCGGACGCATCGCCGGCCATGCTGTGGGTGACCGACGAAGCCCACCAGTGCACTTTCCTTTCCAAATCCTGGTACGAAACTACCGGGCAAACGAAAGACGAAGGCATGGGACTGGGGTGGACGCACGCCGCTCATCCCGACGATCAATCGCGCGTCGCGGAAGAGTTCTTGGGTGCGGCCCGCAAACAAAGTCCGTTCTGGTCCGAGTTCCGGCTACGGATGGCCGACGGCAGCTATCGCTGGGCAGTGGACGCCGGCCGACCACGCTACGAATCCGATGGCACGTTTGTTGGCTACACAGGCTATGTGATCGATGCGAATGATCGCAAAATCTTCGAGCAATCTCTCGAAAAAGCAAAGATACTGGCTGAAAACGCCAACCGTTCCCGCGGCGAGTTCCTGGCCAACATGTCGCACGAAATCCGCACGCCCATGGCAGCGATTCTGGGTCATGCAGACATCCTGAAAGATCACCTGAAAGATCCAGACAACGTTCAGGTGGTCGAGACGATTCGTCGCAACGGCAATTTCCTACTGAACATCATCAACGATATTCTTGACTTGTCCAAGATTGATGCTGGAAAGATGGAAATCGAAAAGCATCCCGTGCGACCTGACGGTTTACTCGCCGAGGTGCGATCGTTGATGGACGTTCGTGCTTCCGAAAAAGGAATCCCGCTGCTGATTGAGTTTGACGGTCCCATCCCCGAGGTCATCGAGACTGACGCCATCCGCCTGCGTCAGGTGCTGCTCAACTTGGTCGGCAATGCGATTAAGTTCACTGACAAAGGCAAGGTTAAAGTCGTCGTCGCGTTCGTCACGAAGCCCGACTCAGTCGGAAATCAAACGAAGGCCAAGCGGACTGACGAAAAGCGAGCCCACTACGGCGGCAACCTGATCTTCCACATCACCGACACCGGGATAGGCATCAAACCAGAAGACCAGCAAGCCTTGTTCGAGCCATTCGTGCAAGCCGATAACACATCGACTCGTACCTTCGGTGGCACAGGGCTTGGATTGGCGATTTGTCGGCGGTTGGCCTACGCGTTGGGCGGTGAAGTCAGCCTCGAGAGCGAGTACGGGAAAGGCAGCAAGTTCACTCTATCCATCGACACCGAGGCCATCGGTCCGTTGGTCGAACCAAACCTATCCCTTGACGTCGCGGTCGAACAACCTACCGAAGACATCACCATCTCAGCCAACGTGCTGGTCGTTGATGACCGCCGAGACATCCGCTATCTCGCCCAGCACTTCATTGAGAAAGCGGGTGGCTCCGTCCTCACGGCAACCAACGGTCAAGAAGCCATCGACATGATCTACAGCCCCAACCCGCCTGCGGTGGACCTGATCGTCATGGACATGCAAATGCCAATCATGGACGGCTATGACGCCAGCGCAGAACTTCGCCGGCGTGGATGCAAGCTCCCCATCATCGCCTTGACCGCCAATGCAATGAAAAGCGACCGGAAAGAATGCCTTGCCGCCGGATGCACCGACTACACCACCAAACCACTCGACAGCCATAAGCTGATCGCAATGATCCAGCGCCTCCTGAAGTGA
- a CDS encoding phospholipase D-like domain-containing protein: protein MTYLSIYVSMLVGALCTVVALTAMERREKHNIGKFGWLILLLVTPPIGLVLFLIFGGKKMSAEHANRQTVVLPKPDEADAEVESSLARIATIRGLPKPSRNNRLRMVVSPQSMYESFFELIESAKERLLIHTFILIDDQVGNQLIERLCEKARSGVEVRLMVDGFGSFLFSNELLKRVDAAGGHTTRFKPITQFSRFAYLNFRNHRKYAIADGDRAFVGGANFVEYEMTLEPKDKTWVDYGMRIDGTAARQLEAVFLSDWSFTTGVDVVQTQRAIPDVDVENHPAVHASDQTTLQVIPVGPDGPPEVLDDLWMTAINRAQERVWIITPYFIPPPMAVRSLAMAVRRGVDVRVIYPDDSDMTPADLARHDYVTDLHDLGAKLLRFPDKMVHAKMLLVDQEVVYSGSANFDMRSFFLNYEVVIAIFSQAKIDQLAKWFVELESLCIRGPKPDTWPRKILGVMTRIFDEEL, encoded by the coding sequence ATGACGTACCTCTCTATCTACGTTTCCATGTTGGTAGGGGCATTGTGTACGGTTGTTGCGTTAACGGCGATGGAACGTCGCGAGAAGCACAATATCGGCAAGTTTGGCTGGCTGATCTTGTTGCTAGTGACGCCGCCGATTGGACTCGTTTTGTTTCTGATCTTTGGTGGGAAGAAGATGTCGGCGGAGCATGCGAATCGACAGACTGTTGTCTTGCCCAAGCCGGATGAAGCTGACGCAGAAGTCGAGAGCTCACTGGCCAGGATTGCGACAATTCGCGGTTTACCAAAGCCAAGTCGCAACAACCGCTTGCGGATGGTTGTGTCGCCGCAGTCGATGTATGAGTCGTTCTTCGAGCTGATTGAATCTGCGAAGGAACGTCTGCTGATTCACACGTTCATTCTGATTGATGATCAGGTCGGCAATCAGCTGATCGAACGCTTGTGTGAAAAGGCGAGGTCCGGCGTCGAGGTGCGTTTGATGGTCGACGGCTTCGGTTCGTTCCTGTTTTCGAACGAGTTGCTGAAGCGTGTGGACGCGGCAGGCGGACACACGACCCGATTTAAACCGATCACTCAATTCTCGCGGTTCGCGTACTTGAATTTCCGTAATCATCGCAAGTATGCGATCGCCGACGGGGATCGAGCGTTCGTGGGCGGTGCGAACTTCGTCGAATACGAAATGACACTCGAGCCCAAGGACAAGACCTGGGTTGACTATGGGATGCGGATCGATGGAACGGCAGCTAGGCAATTGGAAGCGGTCTTCTTGTCGGATTGGAGCTTTACGACGGGTGTCGATGTCGTCCAGACTCAGCGAGCGATCCCGGATGTTGATGTCGAGAACCATCCTGCGGTGCACGCGAGCGATCAAACCACTTTGCAAGTCATCCCGGTTGGACCGGATGGGCCTCCGGAAGTCTTGGACGATCTTTGGATGACGGCAATCAACCGTGCCCAAGAACGCGTCTGGATCATCACGCCGTACTTCATTCCGCCTCCCATGGCGGTGCGTTCCCTGGCAATGGCGGTTCGTCGTGGTGTGGATGTTCGAGTCATCTATCCCGACGATTCGGACATGACGCCGGCCGATCTGGCTCGGCACGACTACGTGACCGACCTGCACGATCTTGGTGCAAAGTTACTTCGCTTTCCAGACAAGATGGTCCATGCGAAGATGCTGTTGGTGGATCAAGAGGTGGTCTACAGCGGTTCGGCCAACTTCGACATGCGGAGTTTCTTTCTGAACTATGAAGTGGTAATTGCCATCTTCAGCCAAGCGAAGATTGATCAGTTGGCAAAATGGTTTGTCGAGCTTGAATCACTTTGCATCCGTGGGCCCAAGCCGGACACCTGGCCGCGAAAAATTTTGGGCGTGATGACGCGGATCTTTGATGAGGAATTGTAG
- a CDS encoding mechanosensitive ion channel family protein encodes MTTQSAFRILFTCLVFAGGALVVDPFSGRLAAQDAGGDSAPVDVDEEKQIETPDKVEVEPVAVDEDISTRLQNIFGATGWFESTEVRTDEGVVFLSGVADTEKHREWAERLAQKTSDVVAVVNQIKVRARPVWDIHPATVQLQQLGRDFVQVIPLLLVGSLVVFVAYLFSKLAAMLTHRVTARRVDSQLLQQVTASIAAVLVMLIGIYIALKVSGLSRLAVTVLGGTGLVGLALGFAFRDIAENYLASVLISLNQPFRVGDLIELEGQKGFVRRVTTRGTLLLTVDGNHIQIPNSTVYKAILTNYSASPRVRREFVMGIGYDDSVTEAQEVVHEVLVNHEAVLKDPAPLVLVESLGASTVNLVTRFWLDAERFDAASVSSALMRQAKTALNDAEISMPDEAREVVFPNGVPVAMLDSDDTRMAKAGKPKSTISSAGAKLRRVETTGSDTADSSDAEGNLVNKDDKVQEHVVDTELDDEPNLIS; translated from the coding sequence ATGACCACCCAATCTGCATTCCGGATCTTGTTCACTTGTCTGGTATTTGCGGGGGGCGCGTTGGTCGTTGATCCGTTCAGTGGCCGATTGGCGGCACAGGATGCGGGTGGTGATTCGGCTCCCGTTGATGTGGACGAGGAAAAGCAGATCGAGACGCCGGACAAGGTGGAGGTCGAGCCAGTCGCGGTAGATGAAGACATCTCCACCCGGTTGCAAAACATTTTTGGTGCGACGGGATGGTTCGAGTCGACCGAGGTGCGTACGGATGAGGGTGTCGTGTTCTTGTCCGGTGTTGCCGACACTGAGAAACATCGAGAGTGGGCGGAGCGGTTGGCACAGAAAACTTCTGATGTCGTTGCGGTCGTGAATCAGATCAAGGTGCGTGCTCGACCAGTCTGGGACATCCACCCGGCCACGGTGCAATTGCAACAGCTGGGACGCGATTTCGTGCAAGTGATCCCATTGCTACTCGTGGGCTCGCTGGTGGTGTTCGTCGCGTATCTGTTTTCGAAGTTGGCAGCCATGCTGACGCACCGGGTGACTGCTCGCCGTGTCGACAGCCAATTGTTGCAGCAAGTGACCGCGAGTATCGCAGCGGTATTGGTGATGTTGATCGGAATCTACATCGCACTGAAGGTCTCTGGGCTAAGCCGATTGGCGGTCACTGTTTTGGGCGGTACGGGCCTGGTTGGTCTGGCGTTAGGCTTCGCGTTTCGCGACATCGCCGAGAACTATCTGGCGAGTGTGTTGATTAGTTTGAATCAACCGTTTCGCGTTGGTGATCTGATCGAGCTAGAGGGCCAGAAGGGCTTCGTTCGGAGGGTGACCACTCGGGGAACTTTGTTGTTGACGGTGGATGGCAATCATATCCAGATCCCTAACAGCACCGTCTATAAAGCAATACTGACTAACTACTCTGCATCGCCTCGCGTCCGGCGTGAGTTCGTGATGGGGATCGGTTACGACGACTCTGTTACCGAGGCCCAAGAAGTGGTGCACGAAGTGCTTGTGAACCACGAAGCGGTCCTGAAGGATCCAGCACCACTGGTGCTCGTTGAGTCTTTGGGTGCTTCCACCGTGAACCTGGTCACTCGATTCTGGCTAGATGCGGAGCGATTCGATGCTGCTTCCGTGAGCAGTGCGTTGATGCGGCAAGCCAAGACGGCGTTGAATGACGCGGAGATCAGCATGCCGGATGAGGCACGCGAAGTCGTCTTCCCCAACGGCGTTCCGGTGGCGATGCTGGATAGCGACGATACGAGAATGGCAAAAGCAGGCAAGCCAAAATCAACCATAAGCAGTGCTGGGGCTAAGCTGAGACGTGTCGAGACTACGGGCTCCGACACCGCCGACTCCAGTGACGCGGAGGGCAACTTGGTGAACAAAGACGATAAGGTGCAAGAGCACGTCGTCGACACGGAGCTCGACGACGAGCCCAACCTGATCTCGTAA
- a CDS encoding GlsB/YeaQ/YmgE family stress response membrane protein — MFWIIGWMVFGLIVGAIARAVYPGPQPMGLFRTMLLGIAGSLVGGFFGYLVVGGSMLQSAGWIGSFLGAVGLVAFAQYRGRMDHQSGL; from the coding sequence GTGTTTTGGATTATTGGATGGATGGTGTTTGGTTTAATCGTCGGTGCGATCGCTCGGGCGGTGTACCCCGGCCCGCAACCGATGGGCTTGTTTCGAACAATGTTGCTGGGGATCGCGGGCTCGCTGGTGGGTGGATTCTTTGGCTATCTCGTGGTTGGCGGTTCGATGCTGCAGTCGGCAGGCTGGATCGGCTCGTTCCTGGGAGCCGTTGGTTTGGTCGCTTTCGCACAATACCGCGGCCGGATGGACCACCAATCCGGTTTATAG
- a CDS encoding glycosyl hydrolase: MFSETDGSRKTIGDVDVLYHDGLYHLFHLVLPNHDFIAHAVSTDALNWRRVNNALFIGDPGNWDDLMLWTMHVSPDPHQSGRWRMFYTGLSRRDQGNYQRLGLAVSDDLYHWTKTPIHWEDHRGPRDPDLVKQAVRQSRSKQADSRHSMYDPESCFPLEPDPEHYESSLDEGRHWVSFRDPFYFHDGTDGWLLAAGRVKHGPIVRRGCVALMKEVSPGQFEAQPALHHPRLYDDIEVPNVICMDDDHYLIGSIREDAKIRYWHSTEIGKRWESYHDNVLLAQGNYAGRVCRDDKGWLLWNFFSMHFEDRTAENLMPPPKRLVRTETGLLRAVTFEGIDAYLRETIDTRCIHRLIEEEDPQTEVCRIDEGDLKLSCEGGFQTFVFDRQLDHFRFHATLTMEGIGKCGIVFRMDPETRDGYYLSLDLLKGVAQLRAWGTGPDKSGEHMMQFHSLQSGFWFSESIGSADVQLTVFGSYIEFSIAGRVILSLADQSFDSGHLGVYLESAAIELSNAHLQRLASPSQTDEHLVSG; encoded by the coding sequence ATGTTTTCAGAAACCGATGGCAGCCGTAAAACAATCGGCGATGTGGACGTGCTCTACCATGACGGGCTTTACCACCTTTTCCACCTGGTTCTTCCCAACCACGACTTCATCGCCCACGCCGTCAGCACCGACGCGTTGAACTGGCGACGCGTCAACAACGCACTCTTCATCGGGGACCCTGGAAACTGGGACGACTTGATGTTGTGGACGATGCATGTTTCACCCGACCCGCACCAAAGTGGGCGGTGGCGGATGTTCTACACCGGTCTTTCACGGCGAGACCAAGGCAACTACCAACGTCTCGGTTTGGCGGTCAGCGACGATCTGTATCACTGGACCAAGACGCCCATCCACTGGGAAGACCACCGCGGACCACGTGATCCCGATCTGGTGAAGCAGGCCGTGCGACAGAGTCGTTCGAAACAGGCCGATAGCCGGCACTCGATGTACGATCCGGAAAGCTGCTTCCCGTTGGAGCCCGATCCCGAACACTACGAATCGTCCCTGGATGAAGGCAGGCACTGGGTCAGCTTCCGGGACCCCTTTTACTTTCACGACGGCACCGATGGCTGGTTGCTAGCCGCCGGACGGGTCAAGCATGGCCCGATTGTTCGTCGTGGCTGCGTGGCGTTGATGAAAGAGGTCTCGCCGGGTCAATTCGAAGCCCAACCGGCTTTGCACCACCCGCGACTGTACGACGACATCGAAGTTCCCAACGTGATCTGCATGGACGACGATCACTACCTAATCGGAAGCATTCGCGAAGATGCCAAAATTCGCTACTGGCATAGCACCGAAATCGGCAAACGCTGGGAAAGCTACCACGACAACGTGCTACTGGCCCAAGGCAACTACGCGGGAAGAGTCTGCCGGGACGACAAGGGTTGGCTGTTGTGGAACTTCTTTTCGATGCACTTTGAAGACCGCACGGCCGAGAACTTGATGCCGCCACCCAAACGCTTGGTGCGGACCGAGACAGGACTGCTGCGAGCGGTCACGTTCGAAGGAATCGACGCGTACCTACGCGAAACAATTGACACCCGTTGCATCCATCGTCTGATTGAAGAAGAGGATCCTCAAACGGAGGTATGCCGAATTGACGAGGGCGACTTGAAGCTTTCTTGTGAAGGTGGATTCCAAACGTTTGTCTTTGATCGCCAACTGGATCATTTCCGTTTTCATGCCACGTTGACGATGGAAGGAATTGGTAAATGCGGAATCGTGTTCCGAATGGATCCGGAAACCCGCGACGGCTACTACCTGTCACTCGACCTGCTGAAAGGTGTCGCCCAGTTGCGAGCATGGGGGACCGGACCGGACAAGAGCGGCGAGCACATGATGCAGTTCCATTCGCTGCAGTCCGGATTCTGGTTCTCGGAATCCATTGGCTCCGCTGACGTGCAACTGACCGTCTTCGGAAGCTATATCGAATTCTCGATCGCAGGACGGGTTATTTTGTCGCTGGCGGATCAAAGCTTTGACTCAGGCCACTTGGGCGTCTATCTGGAATCCGCCGCTATCGAACTCTCGAATGCACACCTGCAGCGTCTCGCGTCGCCAAGCCAAACTGACGAGCACCTCGTCAGCGGATAA
- a CDS encoding MgtC/SapB family protein, translated as MNPLDLQNITTVGIAACLGAILGIEREIRGKPAGLRTHIFVCAGSALMMILGHEIIEQFRMNEPSDVLRSDPIRVLQSIVVGISFLGAGTIVHDHHEGVEGLTTAATIYLTAGIGVATSVNRVGLAVAVTVSAFCILIIIGFIERRVHRWHNKAIDKYHDPRHGGSC; from the coding sequence ATGAACCCGCTCGACCTACAGAACATCACCACGGTTGGTATCGCCGCCTGCTTGGGAGCGATTCTGGGTATCGAGCGGGAGATTCGCGGCAAGCCCGCTGGGTTGCGTACGCACATTTTTGTGTGTGCCGGATCCGCACTGATGATGATCCTAGGACACGAGATCATCGAACAGTTTCGCATGAATGAGCCCAGCGACGTGCTTCGGTCTGATCCCATTCGCGTCCTGCAATCCATCGTCGTCGGAATCAGCTTTCTGGGTGCGGGGACGATCGTCCACGATCATCACGAAGGCGTGGAAGGACTGACGACGGCCGCCACCATCTATCTGACCGCAGGCATCGGCGTGGCAACCAGCGTGAACCGGGTCGGCTTGGCTGTTGCCGTGACCGTGTCTGCGTTTTGCATTTTGATCATCATCGGTTTCATCGAGCGTCGAGTGCACCGGTGGCACAACAAGGCGATCGACAAATATCACGATCCCCGACATGGTGGATCGTGTTAA
- a CDS encoding phosphatase PAP2 family protein: MKQIKQVYHWIMQHEMITLALVGIVFASLWGFVELADEVLEGDSLWLDRYLLLSLRNPADATDPIGPSWVEEMARDVTAMGSVVVLTVLTAITAGYLKLTQQRWIAIFVVLAIVGGTLVSVAMKSGFDRPRPDLVPHETRIYTQSFPSGHSAMSAMVFLTLGALVARIQATRTTRAYFLVVAFLLTASVGVSRVYLGVHWPTDVVAGWTFGLAWAAGSWLVFRNLERRFTAID; this comes from the coding sequence ATGAAACAGATTAAGCAAGTCTACCATTGGATCATGCAGCACGAGATGATCACGCTCGCGTTGGTGGGAATCGTGTTCGCATCCTTATGGGGGTTCGTTGAACTCGCCGACGAGGTTCTGGAGGGTGATAGTCTTTGGCTGGATCGGTATCTGCTGTTGTCGCTCCGTAACCCTGCGGATGCGACGGACCCAATTGGTCCAAGTTGGGTCGAAGAGATGGCTCGCGATGTGACGGCGATGGGAAGTGTCGTTGTCTTGACAGTTCTGACGGCGATCACGGCTGGCTATTTGAAGCTGACCCAGCAACGGTGGATTGCAATCTTTGTTGTCTTGGCAATCGTGGGTGGGACGTTGGTCAGCGTGGCGATGAAGTCTGGCTTTGATCGGCCGCGCCCTGACTTGGTGCCGCACGAGACCCGGATTTACACGCAGAGTTTCCCGAGTGGGCATTCAGCGATGTCGGCTATGGTTTTCTTGACGTTGGGGGCTTTGGTTGCGAGAATCCAGGCGACTCGAACAACGCGGGCGTACTTCTTGGTCGTTGCTTTCTTGTTGACTGCGTCGGTGGGAGTTAGCCGCGTTTATCTGGGCGTCCATTGGCCAACAGATGTGGTGGCCGGTTGGACGTTTGGCCTCGCCTGGGCGGCCGGTTCGTGGTTGGTTTTCCGAAATCTGGAGCGAAGGTTCACGGCGATCGATTAG
- a CDS encoding peptidase C39 yields MTDIITAIAIMSAVCVAAGIFAGAVAYSNKGQRVMLLLACSVLAAVYFQFYGSGQLLWARFVPLSACIIYTNLAAVFAALAAGWSWRLPNTPAWRRATMVVLLATMSLAAITWPLLSIAVRPAPEGGDAWLDGVAMQTSWATCSPAAASTLLNAAGIRATEAELIPLCLTDSSGTPTLGLYRGVKLFAERHDRDVEVLDETLSELLGADNWPVLLAVELPYGVDDRRYADQWGWIPGMGHSVVALGRTDDGGVIIGDPSTGLERWSEADLKILWHGNGLRLSR; encoded by the coding sequence ATGACCGACATTATCACCGCCATCGCTATCATGTCAGCCGTGTGTGTCGCCGCAGGCATTTTCGCTGGTGCGGTTGCCTATTCCAACAAAGGCCAGCGAGTGATGCTGCTGCTGGCTTGCAGTGTCTTGGCTGCGGTCTATTTCCAGTTCTACGGGTCCGGCCAATTGCTTTGGGCCAGGTTCGTTCCTCTGTCAGCCTGCATCATCTACACCAACCTTGCCGCCGTGTTCGCGGCCCTGGCGGCCGGCTGGTCATGGCGTCTGCCCAACACACCGGCATGGCGTCGAGCAACCATGGTCGTACTGCTAGCAACCATGTCTCTCGCAGCAATCACTTGGCCGTTGCTGTCGATCGCAGTGCGTCCAGCACCCGAGGGCGGCGACGCGTGGCTAGACGGAGTCGCGATGCAAACGTCATGGGCAACATGCAGTCCGGCGGCGGCGTCCACGTTGCTAAATGCAGCCGGCATCCGGGCAACCGAAGCCGAGTTGATCCCTCTATGCCTCACCGATTCCAGCGGCACTCCGACACTCGGCCTGTACCGTGGAGTCAAGCTTTTCGCTGAACGCCATGATCGAGATGTAGAGGTGCTTGACGAGACGCTTTCGGAACTACTCGGTGCAGACAATTGGCCAGTCTTGCTGGCCGTTGAACTGCCTTACGGAGTCGACGATCGACGGTACGCCGATCAATGGGGCTGGATCCCTGGCATGGGGCACTCCGTCGTCGCGTTGGGCCGAACGGATGATGGTGGAGTCATCATCGGAGACCCATCGACGGGGCTGGAACGTTGGAGCGAAGCGGACCTGAAGATTCTTTGGCACGGCAACGGACTGCGTTTATCCCGCTAA